One Fusobacterium nucleatum genomic window carries:
- a CDS encoding AraC family transcriptional regulator — MKRVIYKKVINENKENRTEFLLINFDYEDGNDYLVKIFNKEFNMKVEEKKDYIWFSIIKLCKKNTCYELLWHEDIGNIIYSLEQDEDTVNELELRLQKVLDVLNIKILESN; from the coding sequence ATGAAAAGGGTAATATATAAAAAAGTAATAAATGAGAATAAAGAAAATAGGACAGAATTTTTGCTTATTAATTTTGATTATGAAGATGGGAATGATTATTTAGTAAAGATATTTAATAAAGAATTTAATATGAAAGTAGAAGAAAAGAAAGATTATATTTGGTTTAGTATAATTAAATTATGTAAAAAAAACACTTGCTATGAATTATTGTGGCATGAAGATATAGGAAATATAATTTATTCACTTGAACAAGATGAAGACACAGTTAATGAACTTGAATTAAGGTTACAGAAAGTTCTAGATGTATTAAATATTAAAATACTAGAAAGTAATTAA
- a CDS encoding stage V sporulation protein K: MKIKLKTQSLDDWELNLFESYSTLPIIIGRTMIFGAYNVDFEMTDNIWNQLPEEYKRKIYKYNWKKMIKSMLIIVTDITAYSFCFGCNVKLKKSLIMEEIYEDFDENKKINFLTPGCDFPDSSMSVYFQHLGEVYAEVDLDELVAISDEENNNRISKIMAASNYRKRRENKRGKLEQIYNEQLIVKSLVDKNIDELSKEDVQKLLDNFLLIDNLKYLLEVIKKSKELEATISDKLKNELEHWLKDIQIKIKTEEDEKIYQEIKEILKEQL; the protein is encoded by the coding sequence ATGAAAATTAAATTAAAAACTCAATCTTTAGATGATTGGGAATTGAATCTATTTGAATCTTACAGTACTTTACCTATAATTATAGGTAGAACTATGATATTTGGAGCATACAATGTAGATTTTGAAATGACAGATAATATTTGGAATCAATTACCTGAAGAATATAAAAGAAAAATATATAAATATAATTGGAAAAAGATGATAAAATCTATGTTAATTATAGTTACAGATATTACTGCATATAGCTTTTGCTTTGGCTGTAATGTTAAACTAAAAAAGAGTTTAATAATGGAAGAAATTTATGAAGACTTTGATGAGAATAAGAAAATCAATTTTCTGACTCCTGGCTGTGATTTCCCAGATTCATCTATGTCTGTATATTTTCAACACTTAGGTGAAGTTTATGCTGAAGTAGATTTAGATGAATTAGTTGCTATTTCTGATGAAGAAAATAATAATAGAATATCTAAAATAATGGCTGCTTCTAATTATAGAAAAAGAAGAGAGAACAAGAGGGGAAAATTAGAACAAATATATAATGAACAACTTATAGTAAAAAGCTTAGTAGATAAAAATATAGATGAACTTTCAAAAGAAGATGTTCAAAAACTTTTAGATAATTTTTTACTTATAGATAATTTAAAATATTTATTAGAAGTAATAAAAAAATCAAAAGAACTTGAAGCTACAATTTCTGATAAGTTAAAAAATGAGTTAGAACATTGGTTAAAAGATATTCAAATTAAAATAAAAACAGAAGAGGATGAAAAAATATACCAAGAAATTAAAGAAATTTTGAAGGAGCAACTATGA
- a CDS encoding stage V sporulation protein K, with product MKIKLKTQSLDDWELNLFESYSTLPIIIGRTMIFGAYNVDFEMTDNIWHQLPEEYKKKIYKYNIKKMIKSMLITVTDITAYSFGFGYNTKLKDSITMEEIYEDFDENKKINFLTPGCDFPKSSMSVYFQYLGEVYAEVELDELVAISDEENSFQYSIMPKLMEASNYRKRRENRTGKLEKIYNEQLTVKNIVNQNIDELSKEKVQKILENFLLIDNLKYLVKVIKKSKELEVIISDKLKNEIKHWLRDIQIKIKTEEDEKIYQELKEILKEQL from the coding sequence ATGAAAATTAAACTAAAAACTCAATCTTTAGATGATTGGGAATTAAATCTATTTGAATCTTACAGTACTTTACCTATAATTATAGGTAGAACTATGATATTTGGAGCATACAATGTAGATTTTGAAATGACAGATAATATATGGCATCAATTACCAGAAGAATACAAAAAGAAGATATATAAATATAATATAAAAAAAATGATAAAATCTATGTTAATTACAGTTACAGATATTACTGCATATAGTTTTGGATTTGGTTACAATACTAAACTAAAAGATAGCATAACAATGGAAGAAATTTATGAAGACTTTGATGAGAATAAGAAAATCAATTTTCTTACTCCTGGTTGTGATTTCCCTAAGTCATCTATGTCAGTGTATTTTCAATATTTAGGAGAAGTTTATGCAGAAGTAGAATTAGATGAATTAGTTGCTATTTCTGATGAAGAAAACTCATTTCAATATAGTATAATGCCTAAGCTAATGGAAGCTTCTAACTACAGAAAAAGAAGAGAGAACAGGACAGGAAAATTGGAGAAAATATATAATGAACAACTTACAGTAAAAAATATTGTGAACCAAAATATAGATGAACTTTCAAAAGAAAAGGTTCAAAAAATTTTAGAAAATTTTTTACTTATAGATAATTTAAAATACTTAGTAAAAGTAATAAAAAAATCAAAAGAACTTGAAGTTATAATTTCTGATAAGTTAAAAAATGAGATAAAACATTGGTTAAGAGATATTCAAATTAAGATAAAAACAGAAGAGGATGAAAAAATATACCAAGAACTTAAAGAAATTTTGAAGGAGCAACTATGA